In the genome of Thermodesulfovibrio thiophilus DSM 17215, the window ATCTTCAAAATCTTAATTTTTTTCCCATTTTCTATATCAAGCAGAGTCTTCACTAAAGCCTCCAGATGGAATTATTTGTTAATAATAATATATTTTTCAAATCCCTTTCAATCAAAGCTCTTGAATTCTTCAGGTAATCGGTGAGATAATCTTTCTAATTTTTAATAATAACACTTTTGCTCAATTATTAAGAATGTTTCAGTTGATCTAGGGATGCGGAGCTTTAGCTTGTAGCTAAAAGGTTAAAGAGAATAAAACTAAAGGTTAAAGATCGATATGATTTATAATAATTAAATGAAATCTGAAGATACAAAGCAGGAAGAATTTACTCCATTAATGCGTCAATATTTCAAGATTAAAGAACAATATAAAGATGTAATTATTTTTTTTCGTCTTGGTGATTTCTATGAAATGTTTGGAGAAGATGCCAGAATCGCATCCAAAATCTTACAAATAACGCTAACTTCAAGGGACAGAAAAGACAGAGCAATTCCGATGTGTGGTGTTCCTTATTTTGCAGCAAATTCATATATTGAAAAACTTTTACGAGAAGGATATAAGGTTGCAATATGCGAACAAATTGGTGATCCTAAAGCTTCAAAAGGTATAGTTGAAAGAGAAGTTATAAAGGTATTAACTCCTGGAACATATCTGCCAGAAGGAACAAAAGAAAATATTTACATAATGGCAGCATATCCTTTAAGAGGAAAAACAGGAATTGCAGTGGCGGATATTACTACAGGACAGTTTGTAATATATGAAAGCAGTAAAAATTTCATTGATGAAATTGAAAGATTTGAACCTAAAGAAATCTTACTTCCTTCAAGTATGAAAGACGTTTTTGAAATTGAAGGAATACATCAACACAAAACTTTTATAGAGGATTGGAAGTTTGACTATATGCTTGCATATAAAAACTTAACTAAGTATTTCAAAATAACATCTCTTAAGAGTTTTGGAATAGAAGATTTAGAGATGGCAGTATCAGCAGCAGGAGCACTTTTAAAATATCTTGAAGAAAATAAGCAACAAACTGAATTTAAAGAATTAAAATTACTGAATCTTTCTGAATTTATGCTCCTTGATAGTGCTACCAAAAAAAATCTGGAGATTTTAAATTCTCTTGATGGAAATAAAGAGGGATCTCTTTTCTGGGTTTTAGATGAGACAATGACTCCTATGGGCACTCGATTTTTAAAGAATGCTCTGTCTTCTCCACTTTTAAATAAGGAAGAAATTGAAAAAAAACTTGATGGAGTTGAAGCCTTTTACAGAGATTATGCATTAAGAAAGTTTATAGAGAATATTTTAAAAGATTTCCCTGACATTGAAAGACTCGCACTTAAAATTAAAGGAGAAAATATAAATCCGAGAGAAATCAAGGCATTAAAAGATGGACTAAAAAAAATTCCTGAAATAAAAAAACAACTGTTAAATAATGATTCTCAGGTGATTCATGATTTATTGAACTCACTTTGCGAACTTAATGACCTTATATCATTGATTGAAAGTGCCATTTCTGACAACCCTCCTAACACAATAAATGAAGGAGGGATCTTCAGAGATGGATACAACTCCATTATAGATGAACTTAGAACACTCACATCTCAGAGCAAAAACTACATTTTAAACATGGAGGCTGAGG includes:
- the mutS gene encoding DNA mismatch repair protein MutS, translated to MKSEDTKQEEFTPLMRQYFKIKEQYKDVIIFFRLGDFYEMFGEDARIASKILQITLTSRDRKDRAIPMCGVPYFAANSYIEKLLREGYKVAICEQIGDPKASKGIVEREVIKVLTPGTYLPEGTKENIYIMAAYPLRGKTGIAVADITTGQFVIYESSKNFIDEIERFEPKEILLPSSMKDVFEIEGIHQHKTFIEDWKFDYMLAYKNLTKYFKITSLKSFGIEDLEMAVSAAGALLKYLEENKQQTEFKELKLLNLSEFMLLDSATKKNLEILNSLDGNKEGSLFWVLDETMTPMGTRFLKNALSSPLLNKEEIEKKLDGVEAFYRDYALRKFIENILKDFPDIERLALKIKGENINPREIKALKDGLKKIPEIKKQLLNNDSQVIHDLLNSLCELNDLISLIESAISDNPPNTINEGGIFRDGYNSIIDELRTLTSQSKNYILNMEAEERKKTGINSLKVGYNRIFGYYIEVTKSNLRLVPSTYIRKQTLANAERFITEELKELESKILGAEERLQTLEQELFIELVKTMSTYTEQILKNAYIIGFIDFLCSLAKVASKYNYTRPQINEDEVIEIIEGRHPVIERLIQLGKMPDQRFIPNDLLIGTEEQKIILLTGPNMAGKSTYMRQNALIVVMAQIGSFVPAKTANIGIVDRIFTRIGAADYLAKGQSTFMVEMIETANILNNATSKSFIIFDEVGRGTSTFDGISIAWSVVEYIAEKIKARTLFATHYHELTDIAFNIDCIKNYTVVVKEWGDEIIFLRKIEKGGADKSYGIQVARLAGLPYEILNRAKQILQQLEKKEFQTFRSRARQLDLFFQDDPIIAEIAKIDIEKLSPQKALKKLKELKEMIKSD